A genomic stretch from bacterium includes:
- a CDS encoding CotH kinase family protein, with amino-acid sequence MNRINLLLLLISVLVYPCAADAKDGVFLEYMNLSDDGLMTLHGGDTVSGLYQETELRTIYLEFAQANWWQLLTWNYITDTDIPANLIFEGVTYPGVGVRFRGNTSYMMVMNSLKKSFNITIDYTDPDQKLMGYKTLNLLNSNADASFLHEVLFFTIARNYIPCPKANFVKLVINGVNWGVYINSQQDNSDLIDEWFLSDDGDRWKAVSGGGIAMNPQIPDSLRTNPQIFGLNKDAERPNQGGGGNPGGGFASGEKALMWLGSNTSAYQAAYELKTAHSADPWASLIRTCDILNNYPLEQLPDSLVTVMDVDRWLWFLAVENVFADDDGYLVKGADYLLYFEPESGRLHPIEHDGNESFLARSVNLSPYDGETNVNRPVISRLLAVPEFRQRYNAHVRTIISDFLDWAVLEPKISAYRALIEEEVKGDSIKLYSDREFENSFTQLENFVTSRRSYLLSLNEINRQAPVIISVSCENVNGNNNSALPLNSVAVTATIGGAVVTGEVNLYYASGLTGPFLHSRMFNDGAHGDGKAGDGTWGGFIPSSLTGAAVRYYIEARASDDAGTTAYSPSGAEHDVYYYSTAVKVAEDTPVVINEFMALNKSTIQDPQGDYDDWIELKNVSTREVDLTGMYLSDSPGNPRKWAFPEGTTISPGAWLIIWADEDGGDEPGLHANFKLSGDGESILLVDTDDRSNQILDSVEYETQEADISYGRYPDGGDAFITLSAPTPASANESNPSDIDESTPQDFILKQNFPNPFNNSTMISFTLPEKEFVELDIYSVLGHKVGTAARGYYNAGSHNVTWDGRDERGNELASGIYFYRLKAGIYTKTCRMMFLR; translated from the coding sequence ATGAACCGTATCAATCTTCTGTTATTGTTGATATCAGTATTGGTCTATCCATGCGCTGCGGATGCAAAGGATGGTGTATTTCTGGAATACATGAATTTATCCGATGACGGCCTCATGACACTGCATGGTGGAGACACCGTATCGGGATTGTATCAGGAAACCGAGTTACGAACCATCTATCTTGAGTTCGCCCAGGCAAACTGGTGGCAGCTGCTCACATGGAACTATATAACCGATACCGATATTCCTGCCAATCTGATTTTTGAAGGGGTGACATATCCGGGCGTCGGTGTGAGATTCAGGGGAAACACATCGTACATGATGGTCATGAATTCGTTGAAAAAAAGCTTTAACATCACGATCGATTATACCGACCCCGATCAGAAGCTCATGGGTTACAAAACGCTCAATCTTCTCAATTCGAATGCCGATGCCTCTTTTCTCCATGAAGTTCTGTTTTTCACCATCGCCCGTAACTACATCCCATGCCCCAAAGCCAATTTCGTCAAACTGGTCATCAACGGCGTAAATTGGGGAGTATATATAAACAGCCAGCAGGACAATTCCGACCTTATCGATGAATGGTTCCTGAGCGATGACGGCGATCGATGGAAAGCCGTTTCCGGCGGAGGTATAGCCATGAATCCGCAGATTCCGGATTCGTTGAGGACTAATCCGCAGATTTTCGGCTTGAATAAAGACGCCGAACGTCCCAATCAGGGCGGAGGGGGAAATCCGGGAGGCGGTTTTGCCAGCGGGGAAAAAGCGCTCATGTGGCTGGGCAGCAATACGTCGGCATATCAGGCGGCCTATGAACTCAAGACCGCACATTCCGCCGATCCGTGGGCATCTCTTATCAGAACCTGCGACATTCTCAACAATTATCCTCTCGAACAGCTTCCCGATTCGCTGGTCACCGTCATGGATGTCGACCGGTGGCTGTGGTTTCTTGCGGTCGAAAACGTATTTGCCGATGACGACGGTTATCTGGTGAAGGGGGCCGATTATCTGCTGTACTTCGAGCCGGAATCGGGGCGGCTGCACCCCATTGAGCACGATGGCAATGAATCATTCCTGGCGCGCTCCGTCAATTTGAGTCCTTACGATGGTGAAACCAACGTCAACCGTCCCGTCATAAGCCGTCTTCTGGCAGTACCCGAATTCCGTCAGAGATATAACGCCCATGTGAGAACAATAATCAGCGATTTTCTCGACTGGGCGGTACTGGAACCGAAGATTTCGGCATACAGGGCATTGATCGAAGAGGAAGTAAAGGGGGATTCGATAAAATTATATTCCGACAGAGAGTTCGAAAACAGCTTTACCCAATTGGAGAATTTTGTGACATCACGGCGCAGCTACCTGTTGAGTCTCAATGAAATCAACAGGCAGGCGCCGGTAATTATTTCGGTAAGCTGCGAAAATGTCAACGGTAACAATAATTCCGCTCTCCCCCTGAATTCGGTGGCTGTGACAGCCACAATTGGCGGCGCGGTTGTGACGGGGGAAGTGAATCTCTATTACGCCTCAGGGCTTACGGGGCCATTCCTGCACAGCAGGATGTTCAATGATGGCGCTCATGGAGACGGAAAAGCCGGAGACGGAACATGGGGCGGTTTCATCCCATCATCCTTAACGGGGGCTGCTGTCCGCTACTATATTGAAGCCCGTGCTTCCGATGATGCCGGGACAACCGCTTATTCACCATCTGGGGCCGAACACGATGTGTATTATTACTCAACAGCCGTAAAAGTCGCTGAGGACACACCGGTCGTGATCAATGAATTCATGGCTTTGAACAAATCGACGATTCAGGATCCGCAGGGTGATTACGATGACTGGATCGAGCTCAAGAATGTCAGCACCCGGGAGGTCGATCTTACGGGAATGTACCTGAGCGACTCTCCCGGCAATCCCAGGAAATGGGCTTTCCCCGAAGGAACGACGATTTCTCCGGGAGCCTGGCTGATAATCTGGGCCGACGAGGACGGCGGCGACGAGCCCGGGCTTCACGCCAATTTCAAGCTCTCGGGTGACGGCGAATCGATTCTCCTGGTCGATACGGACGATCGGTCGAACCAGATTCTCGATTCGGTCGAATATGAAACTCAGGAAGCGGATATTTCATACGGCAGATATCCGGATGGCGGAGATGCGTTTATCACCCTGTCGGCTCCCACACCTGCATCGGCAAACGAATCGAACCCGTCGGATATCGATGAATCGACACCGCAGGATTTCATTCTCAAACAGAACTTTCCCAATCCGTTCAACAACTCCACGATGATAAGTTTTACGCTGCCTGAAAAAGAGTTTGTCGAACTGGACATATACAGTGTTTTAGGTCATAAAGTCGGTACAGCGGCCCGCGGTTACTATAATGCGGGAAGCCATAATGTTACCTGGGACGGAAGAGACGAACGGGGAAACGAGCTGGCAAGCGGGATATATTTCTACCGCCTCAAAGCGGGGATTTATACGAAAACATGCCGGATGATGTTCCTGAGGTAG
- a CDS encoding HlyD family secretion protein, with product MLRFIITITIVVTIAAILYAVPVKIPYSIEAPGKIVPLKEWILVRGEDGLLSATLYNNVLNLPESYSITHVERGDHVTFRLNEKLMSCESVAAGDTVGFVNSHNVELQWAQLRGELSTELATLKLYETGDKESLVREARFQLDYAQKQVEHQKTEISRLVSLAEKKMIPEADMEREETTLRLLEINTDIAKARLITAQTGSKKEQNDLVRARITALRDEIDVLEKRLRLSTITSPISGRLVRFSRSDTLAVVQCDTRYAVVFPARWEDRTDIVPHQRVRLSVEGLETQPEGEIEHLCQNVFVVNGRQLLRVAAVIEEGTTELSPGVIANCSVICPPVRLYEYILRYFGQ from the coding sequence ATGCTGCGTTTTATAATAACCATAACAATTGTCGTGACCATTGCGGCGATTCTTTATGCCGTACCGGTAAAAATTCCCTATTCCATCGAAGCCCCCGGAAAGATAGTCCCGCTGAAGGAATGGATACTCGTTCGGGGCGAGGATGGTCTTCTCTCGGCCACGCTTTATAACAATGTTCTCAATCTTCCCGAGAGTTACAGCATCACGCATGTCGAGAGAGGTGATCATGTCACCTTCAGGCTCAACGAAAAATTGATGTCCTGCGAATCGGTAGCCGCAGGGGATACTGTCGGATTTGTCAATTCACATAATGTGGAACTCCAGTGGGCACAGCTCAGGGGAGAATTATCGACTGAACTTGCCACGCTCAAGCTCTATGAGACCGGAGACAAAGAATCTCTTGTCAGGGAAGCCCGATTCCAACTGGATTATGCTCAGAAGCAGGTGGAACACCAGAAGACAGAGATTTCACGTCTTGTCTCGCTGGCCGAGAAAAAAATGATACCCGAAGCGGACATGGAACGCGAGGAAACTACCCTGAGGCTGCTGGAAATCAATACCGATATAGCCAAAGCCCGGCTCATCACGGCTCAGACCGGTTCCAAAAAAGAGCAGAATGACCTGGTGCGTGCACGCATCACGGCTCTTCGGGACGAGATCGACGTTCTGGAAAAGCGGCTGCGCCTGTCAACGATAACATCGCCTATTTCCGGACGTCTCGTTCGCTTTTCACGGAGCGACACGCTGGCAGTCGTACAGTGCGATACACGCTATGCGGTGGTTTTTCCTGCACGATGGGAGGATCGCACCGACATCGTTCCGCATCAGCGGGTCAGGTTGTCAGTGGAAGGTCTGGAAACTCAGCCCGAGGGTGAGATCGAGCATCTGTGTCAAAACGTATTTGTGGTTAACGGCCGCCAGCTCCTGCGTGTTGCCGCTGTCATCGAAGAAGGAACAACGGAGCTCTCGCCGGGTGTGATAGCGAACTGTTCAGTTATATGCCCGCCGGTGAGACTGTATGAATATATATTGAGATATTTCGGACAATAA
- a CDS encoding polyphosphate polymerase domain-containing protein → MGRLEYKYLVPVEKLPELRRAFLPFIEMDEYMPSETGEYSVHSIYFDTLSLNCYYEKLADIQHRKKIRVRGYNNQSGDSLIFLEIKHKKNKSVTKNRASFLFRNMEALFNSRDIGRFIKNGDGTSRAYEDARLFFYQIGRHSLFPVINIHYEREAYFCRFNKSLRITFDKNIRSTAYPDIKDLFKEDRILYSKRGFCVLEVKFHDFSGDVPGWIGEILERFDLKKTSVSKYTISLDTHQIPKCSASYLISKFVYTG, encoded by the coding sequence ATGGGCCGTCTTGAATATAAATACCTCGTTCCGGTTGAAAAACTACCGGAACTTCGCCGCGCATTCTTACCTTTTATCGAGATGGATGAATATATGCCGAGTGAAACCGGTGAATACAGTGTTCACAGTATATACTTCGATACCCTCTCCCTCAATTGCTATTACGAAAAGCTTGCAGACATTCAACATCGTAAAAAAATCCGTGTCCGGGGATATAACAACCAGTCCGGGGATTCGCTCATTTTCCTCGAAATAAAGCATAAAAAAAACAAATCCGTGACTAAAAACAGGGCGTCGTTCCTGTTCAGGAATATGGAAGCCCTGTTCAACAGCAGGGATATCGGGAGATTCATAAAAAACGGTGACGGAACATCACGTGCATACGAAGACGCCAGGCTGTTCTTTTACCAGATCGGCAGACATTCCCTGTTCCCGGTCATCAATATCCATTATGAGCGCGAAGCCTATTTCTGCAGATTCAACAAATCGCTGCGGATTACATTCGATAAAAACATCAGGAGCACAGCTTATCCGGATATTAAGGATTTATTCAAAGAAGACAGAATTCTCTATTCCAAGCGGGGTTTTTGTGTTCTTGAAGTGAAATTTCATGACTTTTCCGGAGATGTGCCCGGATGGATCGGAGAGATACTTGAACGTTTCGATCTGAAGAAGACATCCGTTTCGAAGTATACAATAAGCCTGGACACCCATCAGATACCTAAATGCTCTGCCTCATATTTAATTTCAAAGTTCGTTTATACCGGCTAA
- a CDS encoding DUF4956 domain-containing protein, whose amino-acid sequence MNGIQDLNNLIQFSLNPGQFIRNLLIALICGFLISRFYRWTSKPSNNAKTFVNSLITLTMITAVVIIVIGNNLARAFGLVGAMSIIRFRTAVKDVQDIVFIFFSLAIGMASGIGLLMISLVGTVTIGMVMLGIAHVQSYTHMKRNYLLQFSIPAQADNDAPYLKIFEKFCAKHHLINMKFSEYDDHFDLSFYIKLKNQNERDSFIVELSHIDGMKNVNLLFEEE is encoded by the coding sequence ATGAACGGAATCCAGGACTTGAACAACCTTATTCAATTTTCGCTTAATCCGGGCCAGTTTATCAGGAATCTCCTCATAGCGCTGATATGCGGTTTTCTTATTTCCCGTTTTTACCGCTGGACCTCGAAACCGTCGAATAACGCGAAAACGTTTGTAAATTCATTGATTACCCTGACCATGATCACAGCCGTGGTCATCATTGTTATCGGGAACAATCTTGCCCGCGCATTCGGCCTGGTGGGCGCCATGTCGATAATCCGCTTCCGGACAGCGGTGAAGGACGTTCAGGATATCGTGTTCATTTTCTTCAGTCTTGCTATCGGAATGGCTTCGGGCATCGGTTTGCTGATGATATCTCTTGTCGGCACGGTCACTATCGGTATGGTAATGCTCGGAATTGCCCATGTACAATCATACACGCACATGAAAAGGAACTATCTGCTTCAGTTTTCCATACCCGCACAAGCCGACAATGATGCACCGTATCTCAAGATATTCGAAAAATTCTGCGCCAAACATCATCTCATCAATATGAAATTCTCCGAATACGACGATCATTTCGATCTCTCATTCTATATCAAGTTAAAAAACCAGAATGAACGGGACAGTTTTATCGTGGAGCTATCCCATATCGATGGAATGAAAAACGTCAATCTCCTGTTCGAAGAAGAATAA
- the murD gene encoding UDP-N-acetylmuramoyl-L-alanine--D-glutamate ligase has translation MKKTSDDLRNKRVTVMGLGSFGGGIGAARYLALRGARVTVTDLKTAENLGDSVKALDDLGVRFVLGRHEMNDFTGADIVVASPAVRRDSAYVTAARNAGAILTTELNLFVEQCPAPVCGVTGSNGKTTTVSMIQSILEQCEERFWIGGNIGGSLLSDIERIEPGDRVVLEISSFQLEWLDEMSWSPHIAAVLNVMPNHLDRHATFDDYRAAKAVILDHQTPDDCAILVSDDPGSASLRGHVKGKLIRIGTALEGDGVTLLDGWIVVRTGVQDRRILDTSKLLVPGRHNILNAMAATSCALELGVDDASIVRGLTAFRGVPHRIEFIGERSGVLFYNDSKATTPEAAAAAITSFDRPVIPILGGYDKGVSFGEMARRVSGHVLRAALIGVTAPMIARALEDAGVESDIYPTLGDAFDACVVRAGAGDIVVLTPGCASYDMFNNYVERGDAFRELVRHYIDGIS, from the coding sequence ATGAAAAAAACATCGGACGATCTCAGGAATAAGCGGGTGACCGTCATGGGACTCGGGAGTTTCGGCGGCGGTATCGGTGCTGCCCGATATCTGGCGCTCCGGGGCGCCCGTGTCACGGTTACCGATCTGAAGACCGCTGAAAATCTTGGCGATTCGGTTAAAGCTCTCGACGATCTCGGAGTGCGGTTTGTGCTCGGCAGGCACGAGATGAACGACTTCACCGGCGCCGACATCGTCGTGGCAAGCCCCGCCGTCCGGAGAGATTCCGCATATGTTACCGCCGCCCGGAATGCGGGAGCCATCCTCACAACGGAGCTGAATCTTTTCGTGGAACAGTGTCCCGCACCGGTATGCGGCGTCACCGGCTCGAACGGTAAAACCACCACCGTATCCATGATACAGTCGATTCTCGAACAGTGTGAGGAACGGTTCTGGATTGGCGGCAATATCGGCGGCTCCCTTCTGTCCGACATAGAACGCATCGAACCCGGAGACCGTGTCGTTCTCGAGATATCGTCTTTTCAACTCGAATGGCTCGACGAGATGTCATGGAGTCCCCATATTGCCGCAGTGCTCAATGTCATGCCCAACCACCTCGACCGTCACGCCACCTTCGATGACTATCGCGCGGCAAAGGCGGTCATCCTCGATCACCAGACACCTGACGACTGCGCCATTCTCGTAAGCGACGACCCCGGCTCGGCTTCGCTCCGCGGCCATGTGAAAGGAAAGCTCATCAGGATTGGCACGGCGCTTGAAGGGGACGGTGTGACCCTGCTCGACGGTTGGATTGTGGTTCGCACAGGCGTGCAGGACCGCCGTATCCTCGACACATCGAAGCTTCTCGTTCCCGGCAGGCACAACATCCTCAACGCGATGGCCGCAACGTCATGCGCGCTCGAGCTGGGCGTTGACGACGCCTCGATAGTACGGGGTCTGACCGCTTTCCGGGGAGTGCCCCACCGGATCGAGTTTATCGGGGAACGTTCGGGGGTGCTGTTCTACAACGATTCCAAAGCGACCACTCCCGAAGCGGCGGCAGCGGCGATAACATCCTTCGACCGTCCGGTCATTCCCATTCTCGGCGGTTATGACAAGGGAGTTTCGTTCGGGGAAATGGCGCGCCGTGTGTCGGGGCATGTCCTCCGGGCAGCGCTCATCGGAGTCACAGCCCCGATGATTGCGCGGGCGCTCGAAGACGCCGGTGTGGAATCTGACATATATCCGACCCTCGGGGACGCATTCGATGCCTGCGTCGTGCGGGCGGGCGCCGGGGATATCGTCGTGCTGACACCGGGGTGTGCATCGTACGACATGTTCAACAACTACGTCGAGCGGGGCGATGCTTTCAGGGAGCTTGTGAGACATTATATTGACGGAATTTCATAG
- a CDS encoding HDOD domain-containing protein: protein MDRPFITRETLKDTIASHPGFASVPKLAVPIITMANDDRTSLTDLAKLIEMDPEFSARILEIANSSAYGFRRKITSISHAVVLLGWNAIKMLALGSTILSQMSTRNHRLFSHCTQTAQIARFLAQEANFYKIEEIAVVGLLHDIGAFILEMYFPNEYLKARQYAIDHSVPIFVGERELFDIDHADVGGWTLEEWKLPENISDSVAKHHRFDPAHYHARKTAVIHVADVLALAVNYSGPPWEKIHGMSEKALDILGFTNTELRDMVLTIMNMKLKPLII, encoded by the coding sequence GTGGATAGACCGTTTATCACACGGGAAACGCTGAAAGATACCATCGCTTCCCACCCGGGCTTTGCCAGCGTCCCGAAGCTCGCCGTTCCGATCATCACGATGGCCAATGATGACAGAACATCGCTCACCGATCTTGCGAAGCTTATCGAGATGGACCCCGAATTTTCGGCGCGGATTCTTGAAATTGCCAATTCGAGCGCTTACGGATTCCGGCGGAAAATCACCTCGATTTCCCACGCCGTTGTCCTTCTCGGCTGGAACGCCATAAAGATGCTCGCGCTCGGTTCCACGATTCTTTCGCAGATGAGCACACGGAACCACCGGCTGTTCAGCCACTGCACGCAGACTGCGCAGATTGCCCGGTTTCTCGCTCAGGAGGCGAATTTCTACAAGATTGAGGAAATCGCCGTTGTCGGCCTCCTTCATGACATCGGCGCCTTTATTCTCGAGATGTACTTCCCCAACGAATACCTTAAAGCCCGCCAGTATGCCATCGACCACAGTGTACCCATCTTCGTCGGGGAGCGGGAGCTTTTCGATATCGACCACGCCGATGTGGGCGGCTGGACACTCGAGGAATGGAAGCTTCCCGAAAACATTTCAGACTCGGTGGCTAAACACCACCGGTTCGATCCGGCCCATTATCATGCCCGTAAGACCGCGGTCATCCATGTCGCGGATGTACTCGCGCTGGCGGTCAACTATTCGGGACCGCCATGGGAGAAAATACACGGAATGTCGGAAAAGGCGCTCGATATACTCGGTTTTACGAATACCGAACTGCGTGACATGGTGCTTACCATCATGAACATGAAATTAAAACCGCTCATCATATGA
- the lgt gene encoding prolipoprotein diacylglyceryl transferase gives MGDHPVLTALLWWGCSSIFQSIVTNIERIYMHPTIISLGPLAIRGYGLMLAIGFLTGIIVAARRAQKLGENPDNIYNLAVWIVISSLIGARLYYVFSHFDEFRAESGVSFFTGLFIVMKNIFWPIGPDGQVGISGLVLYGGLICATAATAFYLKKHDLSIMKYMDILAPSLGLGEFFTRIGCFLNGCCFGHPTDSVFGMIFPGNSAAGYFYPGTPIHPAQLYNSFAGLAIFVLLITFERYRKFYGFTALLYFVLYATGRFIIDYFRYYESSMTFLGLSHSQILSLGVFVVSAILLVYFSVRFRNRTII, from the coding sequence ATGGGGGATCATCCTGTCTTAACAGCGCTCTTATGGTGGGGCTGCTCCTCAATTTTTCAGTCAATCGTCACGAATATTGAAAGGATTTATATGCACCCGACAATTATATCCCTCGGTCCGCTGGCAATTCGCGGTTACGGACTCATGCTCGCAATCGGTTTTCTGACAGGGATAATTGTTGCTGCGCGGAGAGCACAAAAATTGGGAGAGAACCCCGATAACATCTATAATCTTGCTGTCTGGATCGTTATATCTTCGCTTATCGGCGCCCGCCTTTATTACGTTTTCTCACATTTCGATGAGTTCCGCGCAGAGAGTGGTGTCTCGTTTTTTACGGGCTTGTTTATCGTGATGAAAAATATCTTCTGGCCCATCGGACCGGACGGTCAGGTCGGGATCAGCGGGCTGGTGCTCTATGGCGGTCTTATTTGCGCCACCGCAGCGACCGCCTTCTACCTTAAAAAACATGACCTGAGCATAATGAAATACATGGATATCCTGGCTCCCTCGCTCGGGCTCGGTGAGTTTTTCACGAGGATCGGATGTTTTCTCAATGGATGCTGCTTCGGCCATCCGACAGACTCTGTCTTTGGTATGATATTCCCCGGGAACTCCGCCGCTGGCTATTTCTATCCCGGAACTCCTATTCATCCTGCCCAGCTCTACAATTCCTTTGCGGGGCTGGCCATTTTCGTCCTTCTCATCACGTTCGAGCGGTACAGGAAATTTTACGGGTTTACGGCGCTGCTGTACTTTGTATTGTATGCGACCGGCCGGTTTATCATTGATTATTTCCGGTACTACGAATCATCCATGACTTTTCTGGGATTATCGCACAGCCAGATTCTGAGTCTCGGTGTTTTCGTGGTTTCCGCAATTCTGCTGGTGTATTTTTCTGTCAGGTTCAGAAATCGTACCATCATATAA
- the rodA gene encoding rod shape-determining protein RodA, translating to MLKLIDRNVDYGIIFAVLVLLIAGIVMIHSASTGQNTDVYNIWQKQVVWAVLSVAVMLAVVMIPLKVLYVFSYLMYGLFLMLLILTEIHGSVGGGSERWLNIGPVRFQPSEFMKIATILALARYLSIKKNRPTTYKKVIIPIIIVFIPMGLISKQPDLGTSLVFFAIIFPMLYWAGLDTVRLFFLVAPILSAIFSAPFIPFFNWVTWVIFMFLLLWVLYQARYTLYSMGFNIFINIVAGIATPYIFGKIKPYQQKRITTLFNPDADPLDSGYQLINSKIAIGSGGLFGKGIGQGKYTGLGFLPHSHTDFIFSVVGEEVGFIGAVVILGIVFYIVYRGIMLASSVKNPFISIAAIGISTVFMFHMFVNVGMAIGIMPVTGLPLLFLSYGGSSCLNSALMVGLLLNFSVNRHEY from the coding sequence ATGTTAAAGCTGATTGACAGGAACGTAGACTACGGTATCATTTTCGCCGTTCTGGTTCTCCTCATCGCCGGTATCGTCATGATCCACAGCGCGAGCACCGGACAGAACACCGATGTATACAATATCTGGCAGAAGCAGGTCGTATGGGCTGTACTGTCGGTCGCTGTCATGCTCGCCGTCGTGATGATACCGTTGAAAGTACTGTATGTGTTTTCGTACCTGATGTACGGCCTGTTTCTGATGCTTCTCATCTTAACCGAGATTCACGGCTCGGTGGGAGGAGGCTCCGAACGCTGGCTGAATATCGGTCCTGTCCGGTTTCAGCCTTCCGAATTCATGAAAATCGCCACCATCCTCGCGCTGGCACGGTATCTTTCCATTAAAAAGAACAGGCCGACCACCTATAAAAAAGTCATTATTCCCATTATCATCGTGTTCATTCCGATGGGGCTCATTTCAAAACAGCCGGACCTTGGCACCTCGCTCGTTTTCTTTGCCATTATTTTTCCCATGCTCTACTGGGCGGGACTCGATACGGTGCGGTTGTTCTTTCTCGTCGCTCCCATTCTTTCGGCGATCTTCAGCGCGCCGTTTATCCCTTTTTTCAACTGGGTAACCTGGGTGATATTCATGTTTCTGCTTCTCTGGGTTCTGTACCAGGCCCGGTATACGCTCTACAGCATGGGATTCAACATATTCATCAACATTGTCGCCGGAATCGCAACCCCGTATATCTTCGGTAAGATCAAACCCTACCAGCAGAAACGTATCACGACCTTATTCAATCCTGATGCCGATCCTCTGGATTCGGGATACCAGTTGATCAATTCAAAGATAGCCATCGGGTCGGGAGGTTTGTTCGGAAAAGGAATCGGCCAGGGGAAATATACGGGACTGGGATTTCTGCCTCATTCGCATACCGATTTCATATTCAGCGTTGTTGGCGAGGAAGTCGGTTTCATAGGAGCGGTTGTTATTCTCGGCATCGTTTTTTATATTGTATACAGGGGCATAATGCTTGCCTCCTCGGTCAAGAACCCGTTTATATCCATTGCCGCTATCGGCATATCGACCGTGTTCATGTTCCATATGTTTGTAAATGTGGGGATGGCGATAGGAATCATGCCGGTTACCGGTCTTCCCCTGCTTTTTCTCTCTTATGGGGGATCATCCTGTCTTAACAGCGCTCTTATGGTGGGGCTGCTCCTCAATTTTTCAGTCAATCGTCACGAATATTGA